Proteins encoded in a region of the Geobacillus genomosp. 3 genome:
- the minC gene encoding septum site-determining protein MinC, with product MNVVAKQKQQYVTIKGTKDGLTLHLDDRCSYDDLLKEIEERLVKRSGVASNSPLVSVHLKVGNRYLTPAQEEELRALIRRSKNLVVDSIESNVMSKADAIEWIQKTEIVTVSRIVRSGQVLHVEGDLLLLGDVNPGGTVIAGGNIFILGALRGIAHAGYAGNKEAIIAASVMKPMQLRIGDVMNRAPDYKTDEGNEMECAYINEHDQIVVDRLQLLMHLRPNLTRLERRM from the coding sequence GTGAACGTTGTGGCAAAACAAAAGCAGCAGTATGTGACGATTAAAGGGACGAAAGATGGGCTGACGCTGCATCTTGATGACCGCTGTTCGTATGACGACTTGTTGAAAGAGATCGAAGAGCGGCTTGTCAAGCGCTCTGGCGTCGCTTCCAACAGCCCGCTCGTCTCCGTCCATTTGAAAGTCGGGAACCGCTACTTAACGCCCGCCCAAGAGGAGGAGTTGCGCGCGCTCATCCGCCGTTCGAAAAATTTGGTCGTCGATTCGATCGAAAGCAATGTGATGTCGAAAGCGGACGCGATTGAATGGATACAGAAAACGGAAATCGTCACTGTCTCGCGCATTGTCCGTTCCGGACAAGTGCTTCACGTCGAGGGGGATTTGTTGCTGCTCGGCGATGTGAACCCCGGCGGGACGGTGATCGCCGGAGGCAACATTTTCATCCTCGGCGCCTTACGCGGCATCGCCCATGCCGGATATGCCGGCAATAAAGAGGCGATCATTGCCGCGTCAGTGATGAAGCCGATGCAGCTGCGCATCGGCGATGTCATGAATCGTGCTCCCGATTACAAAACGGACGAAGGAAATGAGATGGAATGTGCTTATATTAATGAACATGATCAAATTGTGGTCGACCGCCTGCAGCTGCTTATGCATTTGCGGCCGAATTTGACGCGCTTAGAAAGGAGAATGTAA
- a CDS encoding ribosomal-processing cysteine protease Prp — protein MIRVTIEREAGGRIRAFTMDGHAKFAKRGHDIVCAGASAVSFGTINAIEELTGVRPRVMLGQDGGHLRCELPELEEAATAEKVQLLLEAMVVSLKTIERDYGKFIRVTLR, from the coding sequence ATGATCCGCGTCACGATTGAACGGGAAGCGGGCGGCCGCATTCGCGCGTTTACGATGGATGGTCACGCCAAGTTTGCCAAGCGCGGGCACGACATCGTCTGCGCCGGCGCTTCGGCCGTCTCGTTTGGGACGATCAACGCCATCGAGGAGCTCACCGGCGTCCGTCCGCGCGTTATGCTCGGCCAAGACGGCGGCCATCTTCGCTGTGAGCTTCCGGAGTTGGAAGAAGCAGCGACGGCAGAGAAAGTGCAGCTTTTGCTCGAAGCGATGGTCGTCTCGCTAAAGACGATCGAACGCGATTACGGGAAATTTATTCGCGTGACATTGAGATAG
- the rpmA gene encoding 50S ribosomal protein L27 produces MLRLDLQFFASKKGVGSTKNGRDSIAKRLGAKRADGQFVTGGSILYRQRGTKVHPGLNVGRGGDDTLYAKIDGIVRFERLGRDRKRVSVYPVSQEA; encoded by the coding sequence ATGCTGAGACTTGATTTGCAATTTTTCGCTTCGAAAAAAGGGGTCGGTTCGACGAAAAACGGCCGCGACTCAATCGCGAAACGCCTTGGCGCGAAACGCGCTGACGGCCAATTCGTGACGGGTGGCTCGATTTTGTACCGCCAACGCGGAACGAAAGTCCATCCGGGCTTGAACGTCGGCCGCGGCGGCGATGACACGCTGTACGCCAAAATCGACGGCATCGTCCGTTTCGAGCGGCTCGGTCGTGACCGCAAACGCGTGAGCGTCTATCCGGTCAGCCAAGAAGCGTAA
- the obgE gene encoding GTPase ObgE: MFVDQVKIYVKGGDGGNGMVAFRREKYVPKGGPAGGDGGKGGDVVFVVDEGLRTLMDFRYQRHFKAPRGENGMSKNQHGKNAEDLLVKVPPGTVVIDADTNEVLADLTEEGQRFVVAKGGRGGRGNTRFATAANPAPEIAENGEPGEERNVILELKLLADVGLVGFPSVGKSTLLSVVSAARPKIAEYHFTTLAPNLGVVETEDGRSFVMADLPGLIEGAHQGVGLGHQFLRHIERTRVIVHVIDMAAVEGRDPYDDYVVINEELKQYNLRLTERPQIVAANKMDMPNAEENLRRFREKVGEAVPVFPISAATRQGVRELLFAIADLLETTPEFPLHEPEEPAVQRVVYKYEKEEPPFTITRGSDGAFVLSGDKIEKLFKMTDFSREESVRRFARQLRAMGVDDALRERGAQDGDTVRLLDYEFEFVDDWDER; this comes from the coding sequence ATGTTTGTCGATCAAGTGAAAATTTACGTGAAAGGCGGGGACGGCGGCAACGGCATGGTTGCGTTCCGCCGGGAAAAATACGTTCCAAAAGGCGGGCCGGCCGGCGGGGATGGCGGCAAGGGCGGCGATGTGGTGTTCGTCGTGGACGAAGGGTTGCGCACATTGATGGATTTCCGCTACCAGCGCCATTTTAAAGCGCCGCGCGGCGAAAACGGCATGTCGAAAAACCAGCATGGGAAAAACGCGGAGGACTTGCTCGTCAAAGTGCCGCCTGGAACGGTCGTCATCGATGCGGACACAAACGAAGTGCTCGCTGATTTGACGGAGGAAGGGCAGCGCTTTGTCGTCGCCAAAGGTGGGCGCGGCGGACGCGGCAACACCCGGTTTGCGACCGCGGCCAATCCGGCGCCGGAAATCGCGGAAAACGGAGAGCCGGGCGAAGAGCGGAACGTCATTTTGGAGTTGAAGCTGCTCGCTGATGTCGGGCTCGTCGGCTTCCCAAGCGTCGGCAAATCGACGCTGCTGTCTGTCGTTTCCGCCGCACGGCCGAAAATCGCGGAATATCATTTTACGACGCTTGCACCCAACTTAGGCGTTGTCGAAACAGAAGACGGCCGCAGTTTTGTCATGGCCGACTTGCCGGGGCTGATTGAAGGCGCCCATCAAGGGGTGGGGCTTGGACATCAGTTTTTGCGCCATATCGAGCGGACGCGCGTCATCGTCCATGTCATCGACATGGCGGCGGTGGAAGGACGCGATCCGTATGATGATTATGTCGTCATCAATGAGGAGCTGAAGCAGTACAATTTGCGTTTGACGGAACGGCCGCAAATTGTCGCTGCCAATAAAATGGACATGCCAAATGCGGAAGAAAATTTGCGCCGCTTCCGGGAAAAAGTCGGCGAGGCGGTGCCCGTCTTTCCGATTTCGGCGGCGACGAGGCAAGGGGTGCGCGAGCTTTTGTTTGCCATTGCGGATTTATTGGAAACAACGCCGGAGTTCCCGCTCCATGAACCGGAAGAGCCGGCCGTGCAGCGCGTCGTCTATAAATACGAGAAAGAGGAGCCGCCGTTTACGATCACCCGCGGCAGCGACGGGGCGTTTGTTTTATCCGGCGACAAAATCGAGAAGCTGTTTAAGATGACCGATTTCTCGCGTGAGGAATCGGTGCGCCGCTTCGCCCGCCAGCTGCGGGCCATGGGGGTGGACGATGCGCTGCGCGAGCGCGGGGCGCAAGACGGCGACACCGTCCGGCTGCTCGATTACGAGTTTGAGTTTGTCGATGATTGGGATGAACGGTAA
- the mreC gene encoding rod shape-determining protein MreC, with amino-acid sequence MPQFFGNKRLIFLLVSIVILVMLIGFSLRSREQLTWPEQFVKDTVGFVQLLFGKPAQFVAGFFENVNDLRHTYEENELLKARLEEYAALQTEVEALRQENKRLRALLDKKESLRDFIPIQATVIGRNPDRWRETIIVNKGAQHGVKKDMAVITPAGLVGKVQHASQFTSTVQLLSALDQNNRISAYVQGNENVFGLIEGYDSKRRELILGEIPIDAKVKEKQKVLTSGLGGVFPKGLPIGEVTEVKPDQYGLTQVVYVKPFANLYDIDDVMIVKRKIDEALQEEEEAK; translated from the coding sequence ATGCCACAGTTTTTCGGAAATAAGCGTCTCATTTTTTTGCTTGTCAGCATCGTCATTCTTGTTATGTTGATCGGCTTTTCGCTGCGCAGCCGCGAGCAATTGACGTGGCCAGAGCAGTTTGTCAAAGACACTGTCGGTTTTGTCCAGCTTCTGTTTGGGAAGCCCGCACAGTTTGTCGCGGGCTTCTTTGAAAATGTGAACGATCTCCGCCATACATATGAGGAAAACGAGTTATTGAAAGCAAGGCTTGAGGAATACGCGGCGCTGCAGACGGAGGTTGAGGCGCTGCGCCAGGAAAACAAACGGCTTCGCGCGTTGCTTGACAAAAAAGAGAGCTTGCGCGACTTTATTCCGATCCAAGCGACTGTGATCGGGCGAAACCCAGACCGCTGGCGGGAGACGATCATTGTCAATAAAGGCGCGCAGCATGGGGTGAAAAAAGATATGGCGGTCATTACCCCAGCCGGGCTTGTCGGCAAGGTGCAGCACGCTTCCCAATTTACGTCCACGGTGCAACTGTTAAGCGCGCTCGACCAAAACAACCGCATTTCCGCCTATGTCCAAGGGAACGAAAACGTATTCGGCTTAATTGAAGGGTATGACAGCAAACGGCGCGAACTGATCCTTGGCGAAATTCCGATTGACGCCAAAGTGAAAGAGAAGCAAAAAGTGTTGACTTCCGGCCTCGGCGGCGTGTTTCCGAAAGGATTGCCGATCGGCGAAGTAACCGAGGTCAAACCAGACCAGTACGGATTGACGCAAGTTGTCTATGTTAAACCGTTTGCCAACTTGTATGATATTGATGATGTGATGATTGTGAAACGGAAAATCGATGAGGCACTGCAAGAAGAGGAGGAGGCAAAGTGA
- a CDS encoding M23 family metallopeptidase: protein MDRRVREMKKRIEKRRKERHHQAKNRREPEWGMADEERYGLPVVTYDRYSFESESHPLFRKEWFLFKTLIAACLVLITAILFKHPSASLEPARQFVTRAMETEFQFAAVSAWYEQTFGEPLAFFAPKKETKTETASSYAVPVSGRVLESFEQNGQGVMIETESEAKVEAMKEGIVTFAGTKETFGKTVVIQHADGSETWYGHLGTISVKLYDFVEMGKEVGTAQASDEDEQKGLFYFAIKQGDQFIDPIQVISFE, encoded by the coding sequence ATGGACCGACGCGTTCGGGAGATGAAAAAACGGATTGAAAAGCGGCGGAAAGAGCGCCACCATCAGGCAAAAAATCGCAGAGAGCCGGAGTGGGGGATGGCGGATGAGGAGCGGTACGGGCTTCCGGTTGTGACGTACGACCGCTATTCGTTTGAATCAGAGTCCCATCCGCTGTTCCGCAAAGAGTGGTTTCTCTTCAAAACGCTGATTGCGGCGTGCCTTGTGTTAATCACCGCCATTTTGTTCAAACATCCATCCGCTTCGCTCGAACCGGCGCGGCAGTTTGTCACGAGGGCGATGGAAACGGAATTTCAGTTTGCGGCCGTCTCAGCCTGGTATGAACAAACGTTTGGTGAGCCGCTCGCCTTTTTTGCGCCGAAAAAGGAGACAAAAACGGAGACGGCGTCCTCATACGCGGTGCCCGTTTCCGGCCGAGTGCTCGAAAGCTTTGAGCAAAATGGCCAAGGCGTGATGATTGAAACCGAGAGCGAGGCGAAAGTCGAGGCAATGAAAGAAGGGATTGTCACCTTTGCCGGCACAAAAGAAACCTTTGGGAAAACGGTCGTGATTCAGCACGCGGACGGCAGTGAAACGTGGTATGGCCATTTGGGAACCATTTCAGTGAAACTATACGACTTTGTCGAAATGGGGAAGGAAGTCGGAACTGCACAGGCAAGTGACGAAGACGAACAGAAAGGGTTGTTTTATTTTGCCATTAAGCAAGGGGATCAATTCATTGATCCGATCCAGGTGATTTCCTTTGAATAA
- the radC gene encoding RadC family protein, with the protein MAWMIRDVPKDGRPRERLLSSGPESLADHELLAILLRTGTKDESVVQLAQRLLQHFEGLRLLKDATVEEMTNIKGIGPTKAAQILAALELGRRIHQSGYHDRYVIRCPEDGAKYVMEDMRFLSQEHFVAIYLNTKNQVIHRKTVFIGSLNASIVHPREVFKEAIKRSAASVICVHNHPSGDPTPSREDIDVTRRLVECGRVIGIELLDHLIIGDQKFISLKEKGYV; encoded by the coding sequence ATGGCGTGGATGATTCGCGATGTGCCAAAAGACGGTCGGCCGCGTGAACGACTGTTGTCGTCAGGGCCGGAAAGTTTAGCTGATCATGAGCTATTGGCCATTTTGCTGCGCACCGGGACGAAAGACGAGTCGGTCGTGCAGCTCGCCCAGCGTCTTCTTCAGCATTTTGAAGGGCTGAGGCTGCTGAAAGACGCGACGGTTGAAGAAATGACCAACATTAAAGGAATCGGGCCGACGAAAGCGGCGCAAATTTTGGCCGCGCTTGAGCTCGGCCGGCGCATTCACCAATCCGGCTACCATGACCGCTATGTCATCCGTTGTCCGGAAGACGGGGCCAAATATGTCATGGAAGATATGCGATTTTTATCGCAAGAACATTTTGTTGCCATTTATTTGAATACAAAAAATCAAGTAATTCATCGCAAAACAGTGTTCATCGGCAGTTTAAACGCCTCCATTGTCCATCCGCGCGAAGTGTTTAAAGAGGCGATCAAACGATCCGCCGCCTCAGTCATTTGCGTGCATAACCACCCCTCTGGCGATCCGACCCCAAGCCGCGAGGACATCGATGTCACCAGACGGCTTGTCGAATGCGGCCGCGTGATCGGCATCGAGCTTCTGGACCATCTCATTATCGGTGACCAAAAATTCATCAGTTTAAAAGAAAAAGGCTATGTCTAA
- a CDS encoding sporulation initiation phosphotransferase B has protein sequence MEKRWTVIEVMRHARHDWLNKIQLIKGHLALNKVERVQEIINGIIGEAQQETRLTNLKAERFAELIMTYNWEPHPIFLEYEVVGDEADLSLYDEPLSEWCRRFFRLLEEQADEQRENHLCLTIEIGHGRAALFFDGRGAWRDGEAVRAWLGRYEPSGPLRLVSFAVGADELTVELELPPGPGIAYS, from the coding sequence ATGGAAAAGCGATGGACTGTCATCGAAGTGATGCGCCATGCCCGTCATGACTGGCTGAACAAAATCCAGCTCATTAAAGGCCACTTGGCGCTCAATAAAGTGGAACGGGTGCAAGAAATCATCAACGGCATTATCGGCGAGGCGCAGCAAGAAACGCGGTTGACGAACTTAAAGGCCGAGCGGTTTGCCGAGCTGATTATGACGTACAACTGGGAGCCGCACCCGATTTTTCTTGAATACGAAGTTGTGGGCGATGAGGCCGATTTATCGCTGTATGACGAACCGCTGAGCGAATGGTGCCGCCGATTTTTTCGCCTGCTTGAGGAACAGGCTGACGAGCAGAGAGAAAACCATTTATGTTTAACGATCGAGATCGGCCATGGACGGGCGGCGCTGTTTTTTGACGGCCGCGGCGCTTGGCGGGATGGCGAGGCCGTTCGCGCTTGGCTTGGGCGCTATGAGCCATCCGGGCCGCTTCGGCTCGTATCGTTTGCCGTCGGTGCGGATGAATTGACGGTGGAGCTTGAGCTGCCGCCCGGTCCCGGAATAGCTTATTCGTAA
- the minD gene encoding septum site-determining protein MinD, with translation MGEAIVITSGKGGVGKTTTTANLGTALAILGKRVCLVDTDIGLRNLDVVLGLENRIIYDLVDVVEGRCTVQKALVKDKRFDNHLYLLPAAQTSDKSAVNPGQMKELVEQLKQEYDYVLIDCPAGIEQGYRNAVAGADEAIVVTTPEVSAVRDADRIIGLLEAEEHVKPPRLVINRIRSHMVKNGDMLDVDEIVMHLSIELLGIIADDENVIKASNRGEPIVLDPSSKASVAYRNIARRILGESVPLPPLEEEEKGLFSKIRKIFSLK, from the coding sequence GTGGGAGAAGCGATCGTCATCACTTCCGGGAAGGGCGGCGTCGGCAAAACGACGACGACCGCAAACCTTGGGACGGCCCTCGCCATTTTGGGGAAGCGGGTGTGCCTTGTCGATACGGACATCGGGCTGCGCAACCTCGATGTCGTGTTGGGGCTTGAAAACCGAATTATTTATGACCTAGTTGATGTCGTTGAAGGACGCTGTACGGTGCAAAAAGCGCTCGTCAAAGATAAGCGGTTCGATAACCACTTGTATTTGCTGCCGGCGGCGCAAACGAGCGACAAATCGGCGGTCAATCCGGGGCAGATGAAAGAGCTGGTCGAGCAGTTGAAGCAAGAATACGACTATGTGCTCATCGACTGCCCGGCCGGCATTGAACAAGGCTACCGCAACGCTGTCGCCGGCGCGGACGAGGCGATCGTCGTCACGACACCGGAAGTGTCGGCCGTCCGCGACGCCGACCGCATCATCGGCTTGCTTGAAGCGGAAGAGCACGTCAAACCGCCGCGCCTCGTCATTAACCGCATTCGCAGCCATATGGTGAAAAACGGTGATATGCTTGATGTGGATGAAATCGTCATGCATTTGTCGATCGAGCTGCTCGGCATTATCGCTGATGATGAGAACGTGATCAAAGCGTCGAATCGCGGCGAACCGATCGTCCTTGACCCAAGCAGCAAAGCGTCGGTTGCTTACCGCAACATCGCCCGCCGCATCCTCGGCGAATCGGTGCCGCTGCCGCCGCTCGAGGAAGAGGAGAAAGGGTTGTTCTCAAAGATTCGAAAAATATTTAGCCTGAAATAA
- the mreD gene encoding rod shape-determining protein MreD has translation MKKWRLPFLAVLCFVSESIFVDVWPKGDLYVRYFFVPRFFLIFLVLTAVYLGGTRAMGYGFIFGFLYDCVYTELLGVYAFAYTLIAYIAGKAMKWFHQSWLVVFLLSLLAIALLDGYVYGIQLLIGRTDWSFSVFWDRRLWPTLLLNIGFLLIFSYPLGRWLAKIRRLEQEE, from the coding sequence GTGAAAAAGTGGCGGCTCCCTTTCCTTGCGGTGTTATGTTTTGTCAGCGAAAGCATTTTTGTTGATGTATGGCCGAAGGGTGACTTGTATGTCCGCTATTTTTTTGTTCCCCGCTTTTTTCTTATTTTTTTAGTGCTGACGGCTGTTTATCTTGGTGGGACGCGGGCGATGGGGTACGGATTCATATTCGGTTTCCTGTATGACTGCGTCTATACAGAGCTGCTCGGCGTTTACGCCTTTGCCTACACGCTCATCGCCTATATCGCGGGCAAAGCGATGAAATGGTTTCACCAGAGCTGGCTTGTTGTGTTTTTGCTATCGCTGTTGGCCATCGCTCTTCTTGACGGCTATGTGTACGGCATTCAGCTGTTGATCGGGCGGACGGATTGGTCGTTTTCCGTATTTTGGGATCGTCGTCTATGGCCAACATTGCTGTTGAATATCGGATTTTTACTGATCTTCTCGTACCCGCTCGGACGGTGGCTGGCAAAAATTCGCCGGTTGGAGCAGGAAGAATAA
- a CDS encoding Maf family protein: MPPRFVLASRSPRRKQLLEMTGWPFDVQESQADETIAPGTPPEEAVQMLARRKVEAVVPCASDAYVLGADTIVVHDGRLLGKPRTAGEAFETLRLLSGRTHDVWTGVAIATPHGETVSFAEKTAVTFWPLSDEEIETYIATGEPMDKAGAYGIQGRAALFVKRIEGDYFTVVGLPLSRTVRELRRLGWPPDGMGA, from the coding sequence ATGCCCCCACGGTTCGTGCTTGCGTCCCGCTCCCCGCGCCGCAAACAGCTCCTCGAGATGACCGGCTGGCCGTTTGATGTGCAGGAAAGCCAAGCCGACGAGACGATCGCTCCCGGAACGCCCCCTGAAGAAGCCGTCCAAATGCTTGCCCGCCGGAAAGTCGAGGCGGTCGTGCCGTGCGCATCTGACGCCTACGTCCTTGGCGCCGACACGATTGTTGTGCATGACGGCCGGTTGCTAGGGAAGCCGCGCACCGCCGGAGAAGCGTTTGAGACGCTGCGGCTTTTATCCGGGCGGACGCACGATGTTTGGACAGGGGTTGCAATCGCGACGCCGCACGGGGAAACGGTGTCATTCGCCGAAAAAACAGCGGTGACGTTTTGGCCGTTGAGCGATGAAGAAATCGAAACTTACATCGCCACCGGAGAGCCGATGGACAAGGCGGGAGCGTACGGCATTCAAGGTCGGGCCGCCCTGTTTGTCAAACGGATTGAAGGAGATTACTTCACTGTTGTTGGCCTGCCGCTGTCAAGGACTGTAAGAGAGCTGCGTCGGCTCGGGTGGCCGCCGGACGGCATGGGAGCGTAA
- a CDS encoding rod shape-determining protein, translated as MLGFGTKDLGIDLGTANTLVYVKGKGIVLREPSVVAIQRDTKQIVAVGNEAKNMIGRTPGNIVALRPMKDGVIADYETTATMMKYYIRKAIKTKGLFAGKPYVMVCVPYGITAVEERAVIDATRQAGARDAYTIEEPFAAAIGANLPVWEPTGSMVVDIGGGTTEVAVISLGGIVTSQSIRIAGDEMDDAIIQYIRKTYNLMIGERTAEAIKMEIGSAGNPEGIEKMEIRGRDLLTGLPKTIEISAEEVAEALRDTVYAIVESVKNTLEKTPPELAADIMDRGIVLTGGGALLRNLDKVISQETDMPVIVAENPLDCVAIGTGKALDHIDLFKNKARDHR; from the coding sequence ATGCTTGGGTTTGGAACGAAAGATCTTGGGATTGATTTAGGGACGGCGAACACGCTTGTTTATGTGAAAGGAAAAGGGATCGTCTTGCGTGAGCCGTCAGTCGTCGCCATTCAGCGCGACACGAAGCAAATTGTTGCCGTCGGCAATGAAGCGAAAAATATGATCGGGCGCACGCCGGGCAACATCGTGGCGCTGCGGCCGATGAAAGATGGCGTCATCGCTGACTATGAGACGACAGCGACGATGATGAAATATTATATTCGCAAAGCTATCAAGACGAAAGGATTGTTTGCCGGCAAGCCGTATGTGATGGTATGTGTACCGTATGGCATCACGGCGGTCGAAGAGCGGGCGGTCATCGATGCGACACGACAGGCCGGAGCGCGCGACGCGTACACGATTGAAGAGCCGTTTGCGGCCGCCATCGGCGCCAACTTGCCGGTATGGGAACCGACCGGCAGCATGGTCGTTGACATTGGCGGCGGCACGACCGAAGTAGCGGTCATTTCGCTTGGCGGCATCGTGACGAGCCAGTCGATCCGCATTGCCGGTGATGAAATGGATGATGCGATCATCCAATACATCCGCAAAACGTACAATTTGATGATCGGTGAGCGGACGGCGGAGGCGATCAAAATGGAAATCGGTTCGGCTGGAAATCCGGAGGGGATCGAGAAAATGGAAATTCGTGGCCGCGATTTATTGACCGGGCTGCCGAAAACGATCGAAATTAGCGCCGAGGAAGTGGCTGAGGCGCTTCGCGACACCGTTTATGCCATTGTGGAATCAGTGAAAAACACGCTTGAAAAAACGCCCCCGGAGCTGGCGGCCGACATTATGGACCGCGGCATCGTGCTGACGGGCGGCGGAGCTTTGCTGCGCAATTTGGACAAAGTCATCAGCCAAGAAACGGACATGCCGGTCATCGTCGCCGAGAATCCGCTCGATTGCGTGGCGATTGGCACCGGCAAAGCACTCGACCATATTGACTTGTTTAAAAACAAGGCGAGAGACCATCGCTGA
- the rplU gene encoding 50S ribosomal protein L21 encodes MYAIIETGGKQLKVEEGQEIYIEKLDVNEGDTVTFDKVLFIGGETVKIGNPTVEGATVTAKVQKHGRQKKIIVFKYKAKKNYRRKQGHRQPYTKVVIEKINA; translated from the coding sequence ATGTACGCAATTATCGAAACTGGCGGCAAACAGTTGAAAGTGGAAGAAGGCCAAGAAATTTACATTGAAAAATTGGATGTCAATGAAGGCGATACGGTGACGTTTGACAAAGTGCTGTTCATCGGCGGGGAAACGGTGAAAATCGGCAACCCGACGGTCGAAGGTGCAACGGTCACGGCGAAAGTGCAAAAACATGGCCGGCAAAAGAAAATCATCGTCTTCAAATATAAAGCGAAAAAGAACTACCGCCGCAAACAAGGCCACCGTCAGCCGTACACTAAAGTCGTGATTGAAAAAATCAACGCATAA
- a CDS encoding site-2 protease family protein, with product MNKYVGLLGKLHVHPLLWLIGGMAVLTAHFKQLCLLFFIILVHELGHAAAAAYFSWRVKRILLLPFGGVAEVEEHGNRPFREEWIVTLAGPAQHLWLVAAAFFLWKVGWMDDGSWELFFRYNVAIFGLNLLPIWPLDGGKLLFLLLSHRLPFSEAHRQMVAVSAVVLAVGIVLLLLMAPRQLDLWVIVAFLAHAIRQEWKQHPYVVMRFLLERYYGKKGDYTRLKTITVSAEERISAVLHRFYRGQKHAIVVTGEGRERMTLDENELLHAFFAEKRIDAPLGALIY from the coding sequence TTGAATAAGTATGTAGGGCTGCTTGGAAAGTTGCACGTTCATCCGTTATTATGGCTGATCGGCGGCATGGCGGTATTGACCGCCCACTTTAAGCAGCTTTGTTTGCTGTTTTTCATTATTCTCGTCCATGAGCTTGGCCATGCGGCGGCAGCCGCGTATTTTTCATGGCGGGTGAAGCGGATTTTGTTGCTGCCGTTCGGTGGAGTGGCTGAAGTGGAAGAGCATGGAAACCGGCCGTTTCGCGAGGAGTGGATCGTGACGCTCGCCGGCCCGGCACAGCATCTTTGGCTCGTAGCCGCAGCGTTTTTTTTATGGAAGGTCGGTTGGATGGATGACGGGAGCTGGGAGTTGTTTTTTCGCTATAATGTAGCGATCTTTGGGTTGAACTTGTTGCCCATTTGGCCGCTCGATGGCGGCAAACTGCTGTTTTTGCTCTTGTCGCATCGCCTCCCGTTCAGCGAGGCGCACCGACAGATGGTTGCGGTCTCGGCCGTTGTGCTTGCTGTCGGTATAGTTCTTTTGCTTCTCATGGCGCCGCGTCAGTTGGATTTATGGGTGATTGTTGCCTTTTTGGCGCATGCCATCCGGCAGGAGTGGAAGCAGCATCCGTATGTCGTCATGCGGTTTTTGCTTGAGCGGTATTATGGAAAAAAGGGGGATTACACAAGGCTGAAGACGATCACCGTATCGGCTGAGGAGCGCATCTCGGCCGTGCTGCACCGTTTTTACCGCGGGCAAAAGCACGCAATTGTTGTCACTGGCGAGGGCCGCGAGCGGATGACGCTTGATGAAAATGAGCTGTTGCACGCGTTTTTTGCCGAAAAGCGGATCGATGCGCCGCTTGGCGCGCTTATTTATTAA